A genome region from Amblyraja radiata isolate CabotCenter1 chromosome 2, sAmbRad1.1.pri, whole genome shotgun sequence includes the following:
- the znf622 gene encoding zinc finger protein 622: MWAGRVESSIGVMAAVNAMSSYTCITCRVAFADTEIQRSHYKTDWHRYNLKRKVADMPPVTAENFQERVLAQRVAVEEQSKGTATVCAACDKRFATYNAYGNHLKSKKHLDAEKKAAGIASKELERLNTKNLEKGLSEERMDKDAMNRAIQQAVKAQLSPSAKKRTLNPTPGDTQAKVSKKRPDKPPRLLWLEQQAKKLGSDESSEDEEQDVVMEEEDAGDVEWEDLDTADEMEDEAEEEDESKAEGPRADSPTAAFPVTDCLFCSHHSRTVLRNINHMTKSHSFFIPDVEFLVDLRGLIKYLGEKVAVGNICLWCNEKGRSFYSLEAVQAHMADSSHCKLFTDGDAAVEFADFYDFSESYPDHNGEDVEKKTTEVPSKNLEYNEETMELVLPSGARIGHRSLMRYYRQHFGISRAVAVTGTHRVMGKLLQQYKALGWTSELAKAASQRKEKDMQYVQRMKSKWMLKTGMANNKTKQMHFRQQILF; this comes from the exons ATGTGGGCGGGGAGGGTGGAGTCCAGCATCGGGGTAATGGCGGCGGTGAACG CGATGTCTTCCTACACCTGCATAACGTGCCGCGTGGCGTTCGCTGACACGGAGATCCAGAGGTCGCATTACAAGACGGACTGGCACAGGTACAACCTGAAGCGTAAGGTGGCGGACATGCCGCCGGTGACGGCGGAGAACTTCCAGGAGCGGGTGCTGGCCCAGCGAGTGGCAGTGGAGGAGCAGAGCAAGGGGACGGCGACAGTATGTGCCGCCTGTGACAAGAGGTTTGCCACCTACAATGCCTACGGCAACCACTTGAAATCGAAGAAGCACCTCGACGCGGAAAAGAAGGCTGCCGGCATCGCCAGCAAGGAGCTGGAGAGGCTCAACACCAAAAATCTGGAGAAGGGATTGAGTGAGGAGAGGATGGACAAGGACGCGATGAATCGAGccatccagcaggcagtgaaggcccAGCTTTCCCCCTCGGCCAAGAAGAGGACCCTTAACCCAACACCAGGCGACACTCAAGCAAAAGTAAGCAAGAAAAGGCCCGACAAACCACCCCGCTTACTTTGGCTGGAGCAGCAAGCCAAGAAATTGGGATCGGACGAATCCTCGGAGGATGAGGAGCAGGACGTGGTGATGGAAGAGGAAGATGCAGGCGATG TTGAGTGGGAGGATTTGGACACAGCCGATGAGATGGAAGATgaagcagaagaagaagatgagAGCAAAGCTGAAGGGCCGAGGGCAGACTCCCCGACTGCTGCCTTTCCAGTCACAGACTGCTTGTTCTGCTCACACCACTCGCGGACTGTGTTAAGAAATATAAATCACATGACCAAGTCCCACAGTTTCTTTATACCTGACGTGGAATTTCTAGTGGATCTGCGGGGGCTGATAAAATATCTGG GGGAAAAAGTTGCTGTGGGAAATATCTGCCTGTGGTGCAATGAGAAGGGTCGGTCCTTTTACTCACTGGAAGCAGTGCAGGCTCACATGGCTGACAGCAGTCATTGTAAGCTGTTCACAGACGGAGATGCTGCCGTTGAATTTGCAGACTTTTATGATTTCAG tgaaAGTTATCCCGATCACAATGGAGAAGATGTTGAAAAGAAAACCACAGAGGTTCCTAGCAAGAATCTGGAATACAATGAAGAAACAATGGAGCTTGTACTTCCTTCTG GTGCAAGAATTGGTCACCGGTCACTGATGCGATactataggcaacattttggcatCTCTAGAGCAGTGGCTGTGACTGGAACTCATCGTGTGATGGGCAAATTGCTACAGCAATACAAAGCCCTGGGTTGGACAAGTGAGCTTG CTAAAGCAGCATCGCAGAGAAAGGAGAAAGACATGCAGTACGTGCAAAGAATGAAATCCAAGTGGATGTTGAAGACAGGAATGGCCAACAACAAAACAAAGCAGATGCACTTTAGACAACAAATTCTGTTTTAG